One Acetonema longum DSM 6540 DNA segment encodes these proteins:
- a CDS encoding DVU_1553 family AMP-dependent CoA ligase translates to MSGKGIAKTPLEAWIMQKIGVNAPSLTREHIQQYQLHKLRQVIRSAREHSPFYRRLFKGLAARDLGRLSDLGCFPFTSAADIRQQGLQFLTVSQGEISRVVTMDTSGTAGQPKRLYFTPSDQELTVDFFQQGMSGLVTSGQKVLVLLPGERNGSVGSLLAAALNRLGAEPVLHGAVTNLPDTLALMMRQQADSLVGIPAQVLALAHYGENKGYSVRLKSLLLSTDHVPAAVSRELERIWGCRVFQHYGMTEMGLGGGLDCEAHAGYHLREADLYFEIIDPLTGESVPAGQEGEVVFTTLTRQGMPLIRYRTGDLSRFLTEPCPCGTVLRRLEPIAARTGSRILTAGNRSFSLADLDEALFDLPGLIGFTAAVDDRQRAAKLRITAMTAGQDREAAKRSIEAALRQVPAICGSRRDRTLKVTMEISLQGDTLFPGTAKRIIRELNQSDGSQDDLSLPARENSIGG, encoded by the coding sequence GTGAGCGGGAAGGGCATCGCCAAAACCCCGCTGGAGGCCTGGATCATGCAAAAAATCGGGGTAAACGCTCCATCCCTGACCAGGGAACACATCCAGCAGTATCAGCTGCACAAGCTGCGGCAAGTCATCCGGTCAGCCAGGGAACACAGCCCGTTTTACCGCAGGTTGTTCAAGGGCCTGGCAGCGAGAGACCTCGGCCGCCTGTCTGATTTAGGCTGTTTTCCCTTTACTTCTGCTGCTGACATCCGGCAGCAGGGCCTGCAGTTTCTGACTGTGTCCCAGGGGGAAATCAGCCGGGTGGTGACAATGGACACTTCCGGCACCGCCGGACAACCCAAGCGTCTGTATTTTACTCCTTCGGATCAGGAGTTGACCGTTGATTTTTTTCAGCAAGGCATGTCCGGTTTAGTGACATCCGGCCAAAAAGTCTTGGTTTTGCTGCCGGGAGAACGCAACGGCAGCGTGGGGTCGCTCTTGGCCGCCGCTCTCAACCGGCTGGGGGCGGAACCCGTTCTCCACGGCGCGGTAACCAACCTGCCGGACACCTTGGCCCTTATGATGCGGCAACAGGCAGACTCCCTGGTCGGCATCCCGGCCCAGGTCCTGGCGTTAGCCCACTATGGGGAGAATAAGGGTTATTCCGTTCGGTTAAAGAGCCTGCTGCTCAGCACGGATCATGTTCCGGCGGCTGTTTCCCGGGAATTGGAGCGAATCTGGGGCTGCCGGGTCTTCCAGCATTACGGCATGACTGAAATGGGTCTGGGCGGAGGCCTGGACTGCGAAGCCCACGCTGGTTACCATTTGCGGGAAGCCGATTTATATTTTGAAATTATTGATCCTCTCACCGGAGAGTCTGTACCGGCAGGACAGGAAGGCGAGGTAGTGTTCACCACCCTGACCCGCCAGGGAATGCCTCTCATCCGCTACCGCACAGGGGACCTTTCCCGCTTTTTGACGGAACCATGCCCTTGCGGCACAGTGCTGCGGCGTTTGGAGCCCATTGCGGCCAGGACCGGCAGCCGGATTCTGACTGCCGGGAACCGGTCTTTTTCCCTGGCGGATCTGGATGAAGCCCTCTTTGACCTGCCCGGCTTGATTGGCTTCACCGCCGCAGTGGATGACCGGCAAAGGGCCGCCAAGCTGAGGATTACAGCTATGACGGCGGGACAGGACAGGGAAGCTGCAAAGCGCAGCATAGAAGCGGCCCTGCGTCAGGTGCCGGCAATATGCGGCTCCCGTCGGGATCGCACGTTGAAAGTAACGATGGAAATCAGTCTCCAGGGAGATACGCTTTTCCCCGGTACTGCCAAGAGAATCATCAGGGAGTTGAATCAGTCGGATGGAAGCCAGGATGATCTATCTTTGCCGGCACGGGAAAATTCAATTGGCGGATGA